In the genome of Mytilus edulis chromosome 3, xbMytEdul2.2, whole genome shotgun sequence, one region contains:
- the LOC139516559 gene encoding transmembrane protein 151B-like, whose product MRYQNTPVEEQLEPIRQSFCGSLRRDAHWKCLILTVLMFGCLIAIVYCRLATVTTFVVNFYTSYIPDTRTKQTSPCDAGYIYIPVAFVIMLYFVYLVECYHCHTRIELQYKVDVNTVYDKINSMRDAVPILWWKALCYHYVRKTRHITRYRNGDSYTSTQVYYERVNTHTAGSAFNFSRCGVKDISPVLSKLETYPATKIRLSKGYSYTCSESENEFDEQRSRFFNDNERRDDFMETREGMDLLNVNFREYMIAFSDPDNLPWYVSQVLFWIASILLLSWPLRVVIEYKTAYMHYHVHKLFGTHYIDPVTTTGRMTRVNTMGSVELEHTIQKNYAMIPSYSEALLIAPDMSYDINNSQYKRTPRSLTFTSLSALTKTDKVDGNLSDTSPFIKRCKSYSIVNKGLVLQNCMHMDSNYATFSSNTSRYKPRRMFTLFRRDDGTQSNISSPQSPQDFFVRLNPATSSARLTRTGNNNNFYRSTSSISELPANISLPEPPPYNEALVMTRPLPKVKSPLHEMERLPTPQSESVPYITIMETSL is encoded by the coding sequence CTAGAACCAATCAGACAGTCCTTTTGTGGTTCCCTTAGACGAGATGCACATTGGAAATGTTTGATTCTGACTGTGTTGATGTTCGGATGCCTCATAGCGATAGTGTATTGTAGACTGGCTACCGTAACTACCTTTGTTGTCAACTTTTATACTTCTTACATACCGGATACCAGAACAAAACAGACTAGCCCATGTGACGCCGGTTACATTTACATCCCGGTGGCTTTTGTTATTATGCTTTACTTTGTATATTTGGTTGAGTGCTATCATTGTCACACTAGAATAGAATTACAATATAAAGTGGATGTTAACACTGTTTATGACAAGATAAATAGCATGCGAGATGCCGTTCCGATTTTATGGTGGAAAGCTCTCTGTTATCATTATGTTAGGAAAACACGACACATAACCCGATACAGAAATGGAGATTCCTATACAAGTACTCAGGTCTATTATGAGAGAGTAAACACTCACACAGCTGGTTCTGCTTTTAATTTCTCACGGTGTGGTGTGAAAGATATTTCACCAGTATTGTCAAAATTAGAAACCTATCCTGCAACGAAAATAAGGTTATCAAAAGGATACTCTTATACATGTTCAGAATCAGAAAATGAATTCGACGAACAAAGGAGTCGATTTTTCAACGACAACGAAAGACGGGATGATTTTATGGAAACGCGTGAAGGAATGGATTTATTGAATGTCAATTTTAGGGAATATATGATCGCTTTTTCTGATCCAGATAATCTTCCTTGGTACGTGTCACAAGTTTTATTTTGGATCGCATCGATTCTGCTATTATCCTGGCCACTTCGTGTTGTTATTGAATACAAAACGGCTTATATGCATTATCATGTTCATAAATTGTTTGGTACACATTACATTGATCCAGTTACAACAACCGGTCGAATGACACGAGTTAATACCATGGGAAGTGTAGAATTAGAACATACTATACAAAAAAATTATGCAATGATACCTAGTTATTCGGAAGCCTTATTGATAGCACCAGACATGTCTTATGATATTAACAATTCACAATATAAAAGAACTCCTCGAAGTTTAACATTCACTTCTTTGTCTGCCTTGACGAAGACAGATAAAGTTGATGGAAATCTGTCTGATACGTCTCCTTTTATAAAACGATGCAAGAGTTATTCTATTGTAAACAAAGGccttgttttacaaaattgtatgcATATGGATTCAAACTATGCAACTTTTAGTTCGAATACATCAAGATATAAACCTCGAAGAATGTTTACATTATTTCGGAGGGACGACGGTACACAGAGTAATATTTCCTCACCACAATCACCGCAAGATTTTTTTGTCCGACTAAATCCAGCGACTTCTTCAGCTCGGTTAACACGAACAGGTAATAACAACAACTTCTACAGGTCAACATCAAGCATATCTGAATTACCTGCTAATATTTCACTTCCGGAACCGCCGCCATACAATGAAGCATTAGTGATGACTCGTCCATTGCCAAAAGTGAAATCTCCTTTACACGAAATGGAAAGACTGCCTACACCCCAGTCTGAAAGCGTACCGTACATAACTATCATGGAAACATCactttga